One region of Streptomyces rishiriensis genomic DNA includes:
- a CDS encoding phosphodiester glycosidase family protein, with product MTRHQKRFGVGRKSVTLLVALGTVAGAALAGAASADAATWTTVAAGVAYRQYDLSATAGTTHVHVLSVDLTNTHVRLGLLYPGAVASRAAVSSLANSQKAVAGINGDFFNISETQHPGVAATGASVGPAVVNGKALKGAVPNGQRFGPALPPGTNTRAVVGVGTDGRARVDSLSLNGTVSVLGRRLPLGGVNQYALAQNSIGAYTSDWGSVSRKRATCGTDTERAAACSTSTYEVTVRKGRVVSTSTAPGSGTITAGTTVLVGREAGAARLKKLVKGQPVAVRYGLTAVSKSAYSFAVGGYPILSGAQPLSGLDKSVSAVRTAVGIGNGGKRVYLFALDGATAYRRGLTIAEVAGALKSLGATEGFSLDGGGSSTLVARPAGSTKVTVRNHPSDGYERPVSNGIGVFTK from the coding sequence GTGACGCGACATCAGAAGCGGTTCGGGGTGGGCAGAAAGTCGGTGACACTGCTCGTCGCGCTCGGCACGGTGGCCGGGGCGGCGCTCGCGGGGGCGGCCTCGGCCGACGCCGCGACCTGGACCACCGTGGCGGCGGGCGTGGCGTACCGGCAGTACGACCTGTCGGCGACCGCCGGAACGACGCATGTGCACGTGCTCAGCGTCGATCTCACCAACACCCATGTGCGCCTCGGGCTGCTGTACCCGGGGGCGGTCGCCTCGCGCGCGGCGGTCTCCTCGCTGGCGAACAGCCAGAAGGCCGTGGCCGGCATCAACGGTGACTTCTTCAACATCAGCGAGACGCAGCACCCGGGCGTCGCGGCGACCGGGGCGAGCGTGGGGCCGGCGGTCGTGAACGGGAAGGCGCTCAAGGGCGCGGTCCCGAACGGGCAGCGGTTCGGGCCCGCGCTGCCGCCGGGCACGAACACCAGGGCCGTGGTCGGTGTCGGCACCGACGGCAGGGCCCGGGTGGACAGCCTGTCCCTGAACGGTACGGTCAGCGTCCTCGGACGGCGGCTGCCGTTGGGCGGCGTCAACCAGTACGCGCTGGCGCAGAACTCCATCGGCGCGTACACCTCGGACTGGGGCAGCGTCTCGCGCAAGCGGGCCACCTGCGGCACGGACACCGAACGGGCCGCCGCGTGCAGCACCAGCACCTATGAGGTGACGGTGCGCAAGGGCCGGGTCGTGTCGACGTCGACCGCACCCGGCAGCGGCACCATCACGGCCGGCACCACGGTCCTCGTCGGGCGGGAAGCGGGCGCGGCGCGCCTGAAGAAGCTCGTCAAGGGACAGCCGGTGGCGGTGCGCTACGGGCTGACGGCCGTGTCGAAGTCCGCGTACAGCTTCGCCGTGGGCGGCTACCCGATCCTGTCCGGCGCCCAGCCGCTGTCCGGCCTGGACAAGTCCGTCTCGGCGGTGCGTACGGCCGTGGGCATCGGCAACGGCGGGAAGCGGGTGTATCTGTTCGCGCTGGACGGAGCCACCGCGTACCGCAGGGGCCTGACCATCGCCGAGGTCGCCGGCGCCCTGAAGAGCCTCGGCGCGACCGAGGGCTTCAGCCTGGACGGCGGCGGCTCGTCGACCCTGGTGGCCCGTCCCGCGGGCTCCACCAAGGTGACGGTCCGCAACCACCCGTCCGACGGGTACGAGCGCCCGGTGTCGAACGGCATCGGCGTCTTCACCAAGTAG
- a CDS encoding energy-coupling factor ABC transporter ATP-binding protein, translated as MSEPALLSLRGVSFAYEDGPAVLSGLDFEVRAGRALALLGRNGSGKTTLMRLLSGGLRPGEGELRVEGRPVRYDRKGLTRLRTTVQLVVQDPDDQLFAASVAQDVSFGPLNLGLSDTEVRARIEEALAALDITALADRPTHLLSYGQRKRTAIAGAVAMRPRVLILDEPTAGLDPDGQERLLGILGRLREAGTTVVMATHDVDLALRWADDATLLTPSGARTGPAASALARTDLLRQAGLRLPWGVAAARLLHAQGLLADPSTGPRTAEELAALAGTPEGREPAGAGGEGGP; from the coding sequence ATGAGCGAGCCCGCACTGCTCTCCCTGCGGGGGGTCTCCTTCGCCTACGAGGACGGCCCGGCCGTGCTCAGCGGCCTGGACTTCGAGGTCCGCGCGGGGCGTGCGCTCGCCCTGCTGGGCCGCAACGGCAGCGGCAAGACCACGCTGATGCGGTTGCTGAGCGGCGGACTGCGACCGGGCGAGGGCGAGTTGAGGGTCGAGGGACGCCCGGTGAGGTACGACCGCAAGGGGCTGACCCGGCTGCGCACGACCGTGCAGCTGGTGGTCCAGGACCCGGACGACCAGCTGTTCGCCGCGTCCGTCGCCCAGGACGTGTCGTTCGGACCGCTGAACCTCGGCCTGTCCGACACGGAGGTACGCGCCCGGATCGAGGAGGCCCTCGCCGCCCTGGACATCACCGCCCTGGCCGACCGGCCCACCCACCTGCTCTCCTACGGGCAGCGCAAGCGCACCGCGATCGCCGGCGCCGTCGCGATGCGGCCCCGGGTGCTGATCCTCGACGAACCGACCGCCGGACTCGACCCCGACGGCCAGGAACGGCTGCTCGGGATCCTCGGCCGACTGCGCGAGGCGGGCACGACCGTGGTCATGGCCACCCATGACGTCGACCTGGCCCTGCGCTGGGCCGACGACGCGACCCTGCTCACCCCGTCCGGCGCGCGCACCGGACCCGCCGCCTCGGCACTCGCCCGCACGGACCTCCTGCGGCAGGCGGGCCTGCGGCTGCCCTGGGGGGTCGCCGCCGCCCGACTGCTGCACGCCCAGGGACTGTTGGCCGACCCCTCGACAGGTCCGCGCACCGCCGAGGAGCTGGCCGCGCTGGCCGGCACGCCCGAAGGACGCGAACCGGCCGGCGCCGGTGGCGAGGGCGGCCCCTGA
- the cbiQ gene encoding cobalt ECF transporter T component CbiQ, with protein sequence MLPIDAAAHSSRWRHRHPLDKAVLGLGLTVLAISLPPWPGAALVLVAALAVLLGPAGVPARRLWRAYRVPLGFCVTGALTLLVRVGGPDRFVALADGGPVRAGELLLRTSAASLGVLLLAFTTPMSDLLPRLVRAGVPAPVVDVALVTYRMSFLLLDSVRRIREAQAARLGHTTRAAQWRSLAGLGATAFVRAFDRAARLQDGLAGRGYDGTLRVLVPEARFSVRFAAASAALFAALVALTFVLRSVLERPLS encoded by the coding sequence GTGCTGCCGATCGACGCGGCGGCGCACAGCAGCCGCTGGCGCCACCGCCATCCGCTGGACAAGGCCGTACTGGGACTCGGTCTCACCGTGCTCGCCATCTCGCTGCCGCCCTGGCCCGGCGCGGCCCTGGTCCTGGTGGCGGCTCTCGCCGTCCTGCTGGGACCGGCGGGGGTGCCGGCCCGGCGGTTGTGGCGCGCCTACCGGGTGCCGCTGGGCTTCTGCGTGACCGGTGCGCTCACCCTGCTCGTCCGGGTCGGCGGCCCGGACCGGTTCGTCGCCCTGGCCGACGGCGGTCCGGTGCGCGCCGGGGAACTGCTGCTGCGTACCTCGGCCGCCTCCCTCGGTGTCCTGCTCCTCGCGTTCACCACCCCGATGTCCGACCTGCTGCCCCGCCTGGTCAGGGCCGGGGTACCCGCGCCCGTCGTGGACGTCGCGCTGGTGACGTACCGCATGAGCTTCCTGCTGCTCGACTCCGTGCGCAGGATCCGGGAGGCCCAGGCGGCCCGGCTCGGGCACACCACCCGCGCCGCGCAGTGGCGTTCGCTGGCCGGACTCGGCGCCACCGCGTTCGTCCGCGCCTTCGACCGGGCGGCGCGGCTCCAGGACGGGCTCGCCGGACGCGGCTACGACGGGACCCTGCGCGTCCTGGTGCCCGAGGCCCGGTTCTCCGTCCGCTTCGCTGCCGCCAGTGCCGCCCTCTTCGCGGCCCTGGTCGCCCTGACCTTCGTACTGCGCTCCGTACTGGAAAGGCCGCTGTCATGA
- a CDS encoding bifunctional class I SAM-dependent methyltransferase/NUDIX hydrolase, whose translation MPRPVAPDGPESVNAAAWQAYAAHHLRRGTVLAEAERIDWGFPGAGPDEAFLGELRGRRVLDLGCGPARHAARLVRAHGATVDAVDLAPGQIERARARYGSLPGLRLLHADAVEHLRTARPYDVIYSVNAVPYIDPQRLFPALATALAPGGTLCFSVLHTNSSGEGPTSAWVARPETLRFAGGGETTVRMWVPPAETWEELIAAHGLYVADVVPVTSPDPANPAAYRVYRARRPSRVSARPRTGLPPVAHAALGVGAILHGPRGLLLGRHRRGTWELPGGTVEPGESLRETVVRELREETGLRADPSKVRLLGTLLDRVGGVVRMTVGAVVTDWEGEPADQPGESVGDWRWYALDHLPPSLFVCSAQSLTAWRPDLPIDHAPAHFTPFAPHDGRRPRDGD comes from the coding sequence ATGCCCCGTCCCGTCGCTCCCGACGGCCCGGAGTCCGTCAACGCCGCCGCCTGGCAGGCGTACGCCGCGCATCACCTGCGGCGCGGCACGGTACTGGCGGAGGCGGAGCGGATCGACTGGGGGTTCCCGGGCGCGGGGCCGGACGAGGCCTTCCTCGGGGAACTGAGGGGCCGGCGCGTTCTGGACCTGGGCTGCGGTCCGGCCCGGCACGCCGCCCGGCTGGTCCGCGCGCACGGGGCCACCGTCGACGCGGTCGATCTCGCGCCGGGCCAGATCGAGCGGGCCCGGGCCCGGTACGGCTCGCTGCCCGGGCTGCGGCTGCTCCACGCCGACGCCGTGGAACACCTGCGCACCGCGCGGCCGTACGACGTGATCTACTCCGTCAACGCCGTCCCGTACATCGACCCACAGCGGCTTTTTCCCGCCCTGGCGACCGCGCTCGCGCCCGGCGGAACGCTCTGCTTCTCCGTGCTGCACACCAACTCCTCGGGCGAAGGCCCCACTTCGGCGTGGGTGGCGCGGCCGGAGACCCTGCGGTTCGCGGGCGGCGGCGAGACGACGGTCCGGATGTGGGTGCCCCCCGCCGAGACGTGGGAGGAACTGATCGCCGCACACGGGCTGTACGTGGCGGACGTGGTGCCGGTGACCTCGCCCGACCCCGCGAACCCCGCCGCCTATCGCGTCTACCGGGCCCGCCGTCCGTCGCGCGTCTCCGCCCGCCCCCGCACCGGCCTTCCGCCCGTCGCGCACGCGGCGCTCGGCGTCGGCGCCATCCTGCACGGGCCCCGGGGACTGCTGCTGGGCCGTCACCGCCGGGGAACCTGGGAGCTGCCCGGCGGCACGGTGGAACCCGGGGAGTCCCTCCGGGAGACGGTGGTGCGGGAGCTGCGCGAGGAGACCGGGCTGCGGGCGGACCCGTCGAAGGTACGCCTGCTGGGCACCCTGCTCGACCGGGTCGGGGGTGTCGTGCGGATGACCGTCGGCGCCGTCGTCACCGACTGGGAGGGCGAGCCGGCGGACCAGCCCGGCGAGAGCGTCGGCGACTGGCGCTGGTACGCCCTGGACCATCTGCCGCCGTCCCTGTTCGTGTGCAGCGCCCAGTCCCTCACCGCCTGGCGTCCGGACCTGCCGATCGATCACGCCCCGGCCCATTTCACCCCGTTCGCGCCGCACGACGGCCGGCGGCCCCGCGATGGCGACTGA
- a CDS encoding energy-coupling factor ABC transporter substrate-binding protein → MSRNAKINALLLFVVAALAVLPLALGLGDHKEEPFSGADAEAETAITEIEPDYEPWFSPLYEPPSGEIESALFALQAALGAGVLAYYFGLHRGRRQGELRALAQQDTAASTTSVPSSKASTSSRSTENSEDSRGSGSSGSPQGSASASVPSAPERT, encoded by the coding sequence GTGAGCCGTAACGCGAAGATCAACGCGCTGCTCCTGTTCGTGGTGGCCGCGCTCGCCGTCCTGCCGCTGGCCCTCGGGCTCGGCGACCACAAGGAGGAGCCGTTCTCGGGCGCCGACGCGGAGGCGGAGACGGCGATCACCGAGATCGAGCCGGACTACGAGCCCTGGTTCTCGCCCCTGTACGAGCCGCCGTCCGGCGAGATCGAGTCGGCGCTGTTCGCCCTCCAGGCCGCCCTCGGCGCGGGGGTCCTCGCCTACTACTTCGGTCTGCACCGGGGACGGCGGCAGGGCGAACTCCGGGCTCTGGCGCAGCAGGACACGGCGGCTTCGACGACCTCGGTCCCCTCGTCGAAGGCCTCGACGTCCTCGCGGAGTACCGAGAACTCCGAGGACTCCCGAGGCTCCGGAAGCTCCGGAAGCCCTCAGGGCTCCGCGAGCGCGTCCGTGCCGTCCGCTCCCGAACGGACCTGA
- a CDS encoding energy-coupling factor ABC transporter permease — protein sequence MHIAEGFLPPAHAIAWSVASAPFVVHGVRSLTREVKEHPESTLLLGASGAFTFVLSALKLPSVTGSCSHPTGTGLGAILFRPPVMAVLGTITLLFQALLLAHGGLTTLGANVFSMAVVGPWAGYAVYRLLRRFDVPLMVTVFFGAFVADLSTYCVTSVQLALAFPDPSSGFLGALGKFGSIFAVTQLPLAVSEGLLTVFVMRLLTQSSKGELTRLGVLVTGGRKRAGAGADAETEAVAR from the coding sequence ATGCACATAGCCGAGGGTTTTCTGCCTCCGGCGCACGCGATCGCCTGGAGCGTCGCATCCGCGCCATTCGTCGTCCACGGAGTACGGTCACTCACCCGTGAGGTCAAGGAGCATCCCGAGAGCACCCTGCTCCTCGGCGCCTCCGGTGCCTTCACCTTCGTCCTGTCCGCGCTGAAGCTCCCCTCGGTCACCGGGAGTTGTTCCCACCCCACCGGCACGGGGCTCGGCGCCATCCTGTTCCGGCCGCCGGTCATGGCGGTGCTGGGCACCATCACCCTGCTCTTCCAGGCGCTGTTGCTCGCCCACGGCGGCCTGACCACGCTCGGCGCCAACGTCTTCTCCATGGCCGTCGTCGGACCCTGGGCCGGTTACGCGGTCTACCGGCTGCTGCGACGGTTCGACGTGCCGCTGATGGTCACGGTGTTCTTCGGCGCGTTCGTGGCCGACCTGTCCACGTACTGCGTCACCAGCGTGCAGCTGGCGCTCGCCTTCCCGGACCCGAGCAGCGGATTCCTGGGCGCGCTGGGCAAGTTCGGCTCCATCTTCGCCGTCACCCAACTCCCGCTGGCGGTCAGCGAGGGGCTCCTGACGGTGTTCGTGATGCGCCTGCTGACGCAGTCCAGCAAGGGTGAACTGACAAGGCTGGGCGTGCTCGTGACGGGCGGCCGGAAGAGGGCCGGTGCGGGCGCCGACGCCGAGACCGAGGCGGTGGCCCGGTGA
- a CDS encoding carboxymuconolactone decarboxylase family protein — translation MSRRIFIDKQSPKAYHALVQTSEAVRATAADAGLERTVVELLNLRVSQLNGCASCLDVHTRAALRAGEDTRRLGVLAAWRDTELFSPLERAALALAEATTVLSDAGAQEAAYADALEVLTEDQISAVIWVAVTINAFNRVSILSKHPVH, via the coding sequence ATGTCTCGACGGATCTTCATCGACAAGCAGAGCCCCAAGGCCTACCACGCGCTGGTCCAGACGTCCGAGGCGGTACGGGCGACCGCCGCCGACGCCGGTCTGGAGCGCACCGTCGTGGAACTGCTCAACCTGCGCGTCTCGCAGCTCAACGGCTGCGCGTCCTGCCTCGACGTGCACACCAGGGCCGCTCTGCGCGCGGGTGAGGACACCCGGCGACTGGGTGTCCTCGCGGCCTGGCGGGACACCGAACTCTTCAGCCCCCTGGAGCGCGCGGCCCTGGCGCTGGCCGAGGCGACCACCGTGCTGTCCGACGCCGGCGCGCAGGAGGCCGCTTACGCCGACGCCCTGGAGGTTCTCACCGAGGACCAGATCTCGGCGGTGATCTGGGTGGCGGTCACCATCAACGCCTTCAACCGGGTGTCCATCCTCAGCAAGCACCCGGTCCACTAG
- a CDS encoding phosphatidylinositol-specific phospholipase C/glycerophosphodiester phosphodiesterase family protein, which yields MSLVTRRRVLTGLGATAAAVLAPPVGSAFASGRKHGPRPLWRAHAHNDYEHPRPLLDALDHRFGSVEADIFLVDGRLLVAHSADRLDPTRTLESLYLAPLAARVKAGHGSVYRGHQKPFQLLIDIKTEGSSTYLELARRLERYKGLFTTYAHGRVHPGPVTAVVSGDRAARTPMEAQTVRRAFYDGRLADLGTSASSFASLISDNWTLNFTWLGVGAFPEPERQKLRRIVGTAHARGQQVRFWATPDLAGPARDALWAELLAAGVDYLNTDDLAGLEAFLDARGVV from the coding sequence ATGTCCCTCGTCACCCGCCGCAGAGTCCTCACCGGCCTCGGCGCCACCGCCGCCGCGGTGCTCGCCCCGCCCGTCGGCAGCGCGTTCGCCAGTGGTCGGAAGCACGGCCCCCGCCCGCTGTGGCGCGCTCACGCCCACAACGACTACGAGCATCCCCGTCCCCTCCTCGACGCCCTCGACCACCGCTTCGGCAGCGTCGAGGCCGACATCTTCCTGGTGGACGGTCGGCTGCTCGTCGCCCACTCGGCGGACCGGCTCGATCCCACCCGCACCCTGGAGTCGCTCTACCTCGCCCCGCTCGCCGCCCGCGTGAAAGCCGGCCACGGCTCGGTGTACCGGGGGCACCAAAAGCCCTTCCAGCTGCTCATCGACATCAAGACCGAGGGCTCCTCGACGTATCTCGAACTCGCCCGGCGACTCGAGCGGTACAAGGGCCTGTTCACCACCTATGCGCACGGTCGCGTCCACCCCGGACCGGTGACCGCCGTCGTCTCCGGTGACCGCGCGGCCCGTACGCCGATGGAGGCACAGACCGTCCGCCGGGCCTTCTACGACGGCCGACTGGCCGACCTCGGCACCTCCGCCTCCTCGTTCGCCTCGCTGATCAGCGACAACTGGACGCTCAACTTCACCTGGCTCGGCGTCGGAGCCTTCCCCGAGCCGGAGCGGCAGAAGCTGCGGAGGATCGTCGGCACGGCCCACGCGCGCGGGCAGCAGGTGCGGTTCTGGGCCACGCCCGATCTCGCGGGCCCCGCCCGGGACGCGCTGTGGGCCGAACTCCTCGCCGCCGGCGTCGACTACCTCAACACGGATGACCTGGCGGGCTTGGAGGCCTTCCTCGACGCCCGCGGGGTGGTGTAG